One genomic segment of Tursiops truncatus isolate mTurTru1 chromosome 11, mTurTru1.mat.Y, whole genome shotgun sequence includes these proteins:
- the PLEKHG6 gene encoding pleckstrin homology domain-containing family G member 6 isoform X1, with translation MHAFGPPNGGRLQGLVASRIETYGGRLRASTLSTPGSLCPRGGPVLVGRGVRACPPPPQLHPPGGLQCYQRNGRGGAAVFPSASRLSLHLEDPSGRHLQGYAPFTKGSGPARGLSPLRLREPEPEKRHGGPFGAGTPHFPKLKEVTRAHQLEMRLHTFSMFGMPRLPPEDRRHWEIGEDGDSSLAIEKSWKELVPGHKEMSRELCHQQEALWELLTTELIYVRKLKIMTDLLAAGLLNLQRVGLLTEVSAETLFGNVPSLIRTHQSFWEEVLGPTLEETRASGQPLDPVSLQNGFLSFSQRFQPYVLYCLRVKQTMAYAWKQQDNNPLFRTFLQWCEKHKRSGRQTLGDLLIKPHQRITKYPLLLQAVLKRSPEARAREALTAMIAAVESFLRHINKQVRQREEQESLAAAAQRIGPYEVLEPSSEEVEKNLRPFSTLDLTAPMLGVPPEHTRQLLLEGPVRMKEGREGKLDVYLFLFSDVLLVTKPLRRTDKAKVIRPPLMLEKLVCRSLRDPSSFLLIHLTELQCVSSALTVHCPSAADRAVWLERTQQAQVTLQKLKAEEYIQQKRELLALYQDRDGESPGPRPSMPSVEGSESSTEGSNCRTPGSSIVIPQLVVTEDTDEDAPLVPDDISDSGYGTLVPGSPKASHFLPNRLRSKVLRRDPRRTFSTLDLRDVPLHLQPPDPQAPQRRSTPELPEASVQKGDSLPRGDPPTWSEEEGGTSVGENVVVETLHRARLRWQLSPSLTHTDSSGESPWESSGDEEEGPFLGPGYSPSPHPLWAEDMLREIREELASQRIERVPEPGDSRPRKLTRVQLQRMRGLHVIRLDTPLSASEV, from the exons ATGCACGCCTTTGGTCCTCCCAATGGGGGTCGCCTCCAAGGACTGGTGGCCTCCCGCATTGAGACCTATGGGGGCCGGCTTCGGGCCTCCACCCTGAGTACTCCTGGTAGCCTCTGTCCCCGAGGAGGCCCCGTGCTG gtggggaggggtgtgagggcctgcccacctccaccccagctccACCCTCCTGGCGGCCTCCAGTGCTACCAAAGAAATGGGCGTGGAGGCGCAGCAGTCTTTCCCTCAGCCTCCAGGCTCTCCCTCCACCTTGAG GACCCCAGTGGCCGACACCTCCAAGGCTATGCCCCCTTTACCAAGGGTTCTGGCCCGGCCCGAGGCCTGTCTCCCCTGAGGCTGCGAGAACCAGAGCCTGAGAAGAGGCATGGAGGCCCCTTTGGGGCTGGGACACCTCACTTCCCCAAACTCAAG GAAGTCACCAGAGCCCATCAGCTGGAGATGAGGCTGCACACGTTCAGCATGTTTGGGATGCCCCGCCTGCCCCCAGAGGACCGGCGGCACTGGGAGATCGGAGAGGACGGTGACAGCAGCCTGGCCATTGAGAAGTCCTGGAAGGAGCTGGTGCCTGGACACAAG GAGATGAGCCGGGAGCTCTGCCACCAGCAGGAAGCGCTGTGGGAGCTACTGACCACCGAGCTCATCTATGTGCGGAAGCTCAAGATCATGACAGAT CTCCTAGCCGCCGGTCTGCTGAACTTGCAACGAGTGGGGCTGCTGACGGAA GTGTCAGCTGAGACCCTGTTTGGAAATGTCCCTAGCCTGATCCGAACCCACCAGAGCTTTTGGGAAGAAGTGCTGGGGCCCACCCTGGAGGAGACGCGAGCCTCGGGCCAGCCTCTGGACCCGGTCAGCCTGCAAAACGGCTTCCTGTCG TTCAGCCAGCGCTTCCAGCCCTACGTTCTGTACTGCCTGCGAGTGAAGCAGACCATGGCCTACGCCTGGAAGCAGCAGGACAACAACCCTCTCTTCCGCACCTTCCTGCAG TGGTGTGAGAAGCACAAACGCTCGGGGAGGCAGACGCTGGGGGATCTCCTCATCAAGCCCCACCAGCGCATCACCAAGTACCCACTGCTGCTCCAGGCTGTGCTCAAGAGGAGCCCCGAGGCCCGCGCCCGGGAGGCCCTGACCGCCATG ATCGCGGCGGTGGAGTCATTCCTCCGACACATCAACAAGCAGGTGCGCCAGCGGGAAGAGCAGGAGAGCTTGGCGGCTGCAGCCCAGCGCATCGGGCCCTACGAGGTCCTGGAGCCGTCCAGCGAGGAGGTGGAGAAG AACCTGCGTCCATTCTCCACGCTGGACCTGACGGCCCCCatgctgggggttcctcctgagCACACCAGGCAGCTGCTGCTTGAGGGGCCTGTGCGCATGAAGGAGGGACGAGAAGGGAAG CTGGATGTGTACCTGTTCCTCTTCTCTGATGTGCTCTTGGTGACCAAGCCCCTTCGCAGGACAGACAAAGCCAAGGTTATCCGCCCGCCCCTCATGCTGGAGAAGCTTGTGTGCCGATCGCTCCGAGATCCGA GCAGCTTCCTGCTTATCCACCTCACCGAATTACAGTGTGTCTCCAGCGCCCTCACTGTGCACTGTCCCAGTGCTGCAGACCGTGCCGTGTGGCTGGAGAGGACCCAGCAGGCCCAG GTCACCCTGCAAAAGCTGAAGGCAGAGGAGTACATCCAACAGAAGAGGGAGCTCCTGGCCCTCTATCAGGACCGGGACGGGGagtccccaggccccaggccctccATGCCTTCAGTGGAAGGCTCTGAGAGCAGCACAGAGGGAAG TAACTGTAGGACTCCTGGGTCCTCGATCGTCATCCCCCAGCTGGTGGTGACGGAAGACACAGATGAAGATGCTCCCTTGGTACCAGATGATATCTCGGACTCTGGCTATGGCACTCTGGTCCCAGGCTCCCCCAAGGCGTCCCACTTTCTGCCAAACCGTCTACGCTCCAAGGTCCTTCGGCGGGACCCTCGCCGCACCTTCTCCACCCTGGACCTCCGAGATGTTCCTTTGCATCTCCAGCCTCCTGACCCCCAAGCTCCCCAACGCCGAAGCACCCCTGAACTGCCAGAGGCAAGTGTCCAGAAAGGAGACAGCCTTCCCAGGGGAGACCCACCGACCTGGTCTGAGGAAGAAGGCGGGACCTCGGTTGGAGAGAATGTGGTAGTGGAAACCTTACATAGGGCCCGACTTCGGTGGCAGCTCTCCCCCTCCCTGACCCACACTGACTCTTCTGGGGAAAGCCCCTGGGAATCCTCAGGGGACGAGGAAGAGGGGCCCTTCCTGGGACCCGGCTACAGCCCCTCCCCTCACCCGCTCTGGGCCGAGGACATGCTCCGAGAGATCCGGGAGGAACTGGCCAGCCAAAGGATTGAGAGAGTCCCCGAGCCTGGGGACAGCAGACCTCGGAAGCTGACTCGGGTCCAACTGCAGAGGATGCGGGGGCTTCACGTCATACGCCTGGACACGCCCCTGTCCGCATC AGAGGTGTGA
- the PLEKHG6 gene encoding pleckstrin homology domain-containing family G member 6 isoform X3, with protein MHAFGPPNGGRLQGLVASRIETYGGRLRASTLSTPGSLCPRGGPVLDPSGRHLQGYAPFTKGSGPARGLSPLRLREPEPEKRHGGPFGAGTPHFPKLKEVTRAHQLEMRLHTFSMFGMPRLPPEDRRHWEIGEDGDSSLAIEKSWKELVPGHKEMSRELCHQQEALWELLTTELIYVRKLKIMTDLLAAGLLNLQRVGLLTEVSAETLFGNVPSLIRTHQSFWEEVLGPTLEETRASGQPLDPVSLQNGFLSFSQRFQPYVLYCLRVKQTMAYAWKQQDNNPLFRTFLQWCEKHKRSGRQTLGDLLIKPHQRITKYPLLLQAVLKRSPEARAREALTAMIAAVESFLRHINKQVRQREEQESLAAAAQRIGPYEVLEPSSEEVEKNLRPFSTLDLTAPMLGVPPEHTRQLLLEGPVRMKEGREGKLDVYLFLFSDVLLVTKPLRRTDKAKVIRPPLMLEKLVCRSLRDPSSFLLIHLTELQCVSSALTVHCPSAADRAVWLERTQQAQVTLQKLKAEEYIQQKRELLALYQDRDGESPGPRPSMPSVEGSESSTEGSNCRTPGSSIVIPQLVVTEDTDEDAPLVPDDISDSGYGTLVPGSPKASHFLPNRLRSKVLRRDPRRTFSTLDLRDVPLHLQPPDPQAPQRRSTPELPEASVQKGDSLPRGDPPTWSEEEGGTSVGENVVVETLHRARLRWQLSPSLTHTDSSGESPWESSGDEEEGPFLGPGYSPSPHPLWAEDMLREIREELASQRIERVPEPGDSRPRKLTRVQLQRMRGLHVIRLDTPLSASEV; from the exons ATGCACGCCTTTGGTCCTCCCAATGGGGGTCGCCTCCAAGGACTGGTGGCCTCCCGCATTGAGACCTATGGGGGCCGGCTTCGGGCCTCCACCCTGAGTACTCCTGGTAGCCTCTGTCCCCGAGGAGGCCCCGTGCTG GACCCCAGTGGCCGACACCTCCAAGGCTATGCCCCCTTTACCAAGGGTTCTGGCCCGGCCCGAGGCCTGTCTCCCCTGAGGCTGCGAGAACCAGAGCCTGAGAAGAGGCATGGAGGCCCCTTTGGGGCTGGGACACCTCACTTCCCCAAACTCAAG GAAGTCACCAGAGCCCATCAGCTGGAGATGAGGCTGCACACGTTCAGCATGTTTGGGATGCCCCGCCTGCCCCCAGAGGACCGGCGGCACTGGGAGATCGGAGAGGACGGTGACAGCAGCCTGGCCATTGAGAAGTCCTGGAAGGAGCTGGTGCCTGGACACAAG GAGATGAGCCGGGAGCTCTGCCACCAGCAGGAAGCGCTGTGGGAGCTACTGACCACCGAGCTCATCTATGTGCGGAAGCTCAAGATCATGACAGAT CTCCTAGCCGCCGGTCTGCTGAACTTGCAACGAGTGGGGCTGCTGACGGAA GTGTCAGCTGAGACCCTGTTTGGAAATGTCCCTAGCCTGATCCGAACCCACCAGAGCTTTTGGGAAGAAGTGCTGGGGCCCACCCTGGAGGAGACGCGAGCCTCGGGCCAGCCTCTGGACCCGGTCAGCCTGCAAAACGGCTTCCTGTCG TTCAGCCAGCGCTTCCAGCCCTACGTTCTGTACTGCCTGCGAGTGAAGCAGACCATGGCCTACGCCTGGAAGCAGCAGGACAACAACCCTCTCTTCCGCACCTTCCTGCAG TGGTGTGAGAAGCACAAACGCTCGGGGAGGCAGACGCTGGGGGATCTCCTCATCAAGCCCCACCAGCGCATCACCAAGTACCCACTGCTGCTCCAGGCTGTGCTCAAGAGGAGCCCCGAGGCCCGCGCCCGGGAGGCCCTGACCGCCATG ATCGCGGCGGTGGAGTCATTCCTCCGACACATCAACAAGCAGGTGCGCCAGCGGGAAGAGCAGGAGAGCTTGGCGGCTGCAGCCCAGCGCATCGGGCCCTACGAGGTCCTGGAGCCGTCCAGCGAGGAGGTGGAGAAG AACCTGCGTCCATTCTCCACGCTGGACCTGACGGCCCCCatgctgggggttcctcctgagCACACCAGGCAGCTGCTGCTTGAGGGGCCTGTGCGCATGAAGGAGGGACGAGAAGGGAAG CTGGATGTGTACCTGTTCCTCTTCTCTGATGTGCTCTTGGTGACCAAGCCCCTTCGCAGGACAGACAAAGCCAAGGTTATCCGCCCGCCCCTCATGCTGGAGAAGCTTGTGTGCCGATCGCTCCGAGATCCGA GCAGCTTCCTGCTTATCCACCTCACCGAATTACAGTGTGTCTCCAGCGCCCTCACTGTGCACTGTCCCAGTGCTGCAGACCGTGCCGTGTGGCTGGAGAGGACCCAGCAGGCCCAG GTCACCCTGCAAAAGCTGAAGGCAGAGGAGTACATCCAACAGAAGAGGGAGCTCCTGGCCCTCTATCAGGACCGGGACGGGGagtccccaggccccaggccctccATGCCTTCAGTGGAAGGCTCTGAGAGCAGCACAGAGGGAAG TAACTGTAGGACTCCTGGGTCCTCGATCGTCATCCCCCAGCTGGTGGTGACGGAAGACACAGATGAAGATGCTCCCTTGGTACCAGATGATATCTCGGACTCTGGCTATGGCACTCTGGTCCCAGGCTCCCCCAAGGCGTCCCACTTTCTGCCAAACCGTCTACGCTCCAAGGTCCTTCGGCGGGACCCTCGCCGCACCTTCTCCACCCTGGACCTCCGAGATGTTCCTTTGCATCTCCAGCCTCCTGACCCCCAAGCTCCCCAACGCCGAAGCACCCCTGAACTGCCAGAGGCAAGTGTCCAGAAAGGAGACAGCCTTCCCAGGGGAGACCCACCGACCTGGTCTGAGGAAGAAGGCGGGACCTCGGTTGGAGAGAATGTGGTAGTGGAAACCTTACATAGGGCCCGACTTCGGTGGCAGCTCTCCCCCTCCCTGACCCACACTGACTCTTCTGGGGAAAGCCCCTGGGAATCCTCAGGGGACGAGGAAGAGGGGCCCTTCCTGGGACCCGGCTACAGCCCCTCCCCTCACCCGCTCTGGGCCGAGGACATGCTCCGAGAGATCCGGGAGGAACTGGCCAGCCAAAGGATTGAGAGAGTCCCCGAGCCTGGGGACAGCAGACCTCGGAAGCTGACTCGGGTCCAACTGCAGAGGATGCGGGGGCTTCACGTCATACGCCTGGACACGCCCCTGTCCGCATC AGAGGTGTGA
- the PLEKHG6 gene encoding pleckstrin homology domain-containing family G member 6 isoform X2, whose translation MHAFGPPNGGRLQGLVASRIETYGGRLRASTLSTPGSLCPRGGPVLVGRGVRACPPPPQLHPPGGLQCYQRNGRGGAAVFPSASRLSLHLEDPSGRHLQGYAPFTKGSGPARGLSPLRLREPEPEKRHGGPFGAGTPHFPKLKEVTRAHQLEMRLHTFSMFGMPRLPPEDRRHWEIGEDGDSSLAIEKSWKELVPGHKEMSRELCHQQEALWELLTTELIYVRKLKIMTDLLAAGLLNLQRVGLLTEVSAETLFGNVPSLIRTHQSFWEEVLGPTLEETRASGQPLDPVSLQNGFLSFSQRFQPYVLYCLRVKQTMAYAWKQQDNNPLFRTFLQWCEKHKRSGRQTLGDLLIKPHQRITKYPLLLQAVLKRSPEARAREALTAMIAAVESFLRHINKQVRQREEQESLAAAAQRIGPYEVLEPSSEEVEKNLRPFSTLDLTAPMLGVPPEHTRQLLLEGPVRMKEGREGKLDVYLFLFSDVLLVTKPLRRTDKAKVIRPPLMLEKLVCRSLRDPSSFLLIHLTELQCVSSALTVHCPSAADRAVWLERTQQAQVTLQKLKAEEYIQQKRELLALYQDRDGESPGPRPSMPSVEGSESSTEGRTPGSSIVIPQLVVTEDTDEDAPLVPDDISDSGYGTLVPGSPKASHFLPNRLRSKVLRRDPRRTFSTLDLRDVPLHLQPPDPQAPQRRSTPELPEASVQKGDSLPRGDPPTWSEEEGGTSVGENVVVETLHRARLRWQLSPSLTHTDSSGESPWESSGDEEEGPFLGPGYSPSPHPLWAEDMLREIREELASQRIERVPEPGDSRPRKLTRVQLQRMRGLHVIRLDTPLSASEV comes from the exons ATGCACGCCTTTGGTCCTCCCAATGGGGGTCGCCTCCAAGGACTGGTGGCCTCCCGCATTGAGACCTATGGGGGCCGGCTTCGGGCCTCCACCCTGAGTACTCCTGGTAGCCTCTGTCCCCGAGGAGGCCCCGTGCTG gtggggaggggtgtgagggcctgcccacctccaccccagctccACCCTCCTGGCGGCCTCCAGTGCTACCAAAGAAATGGGCGTGGAGGCGCAGCAGTCTTTCCCTCAGCCTCCAGGCTCTCCCTCCACCTTGAG GACCCCAGTGGCCGACACCTCCAAGGCTATGCCCCCTTTACCAAGGGTTCTGGCCCGGCCCGAGGCCTGTCTCCCCTGAGGCTGCGAGAACCAGAGCCTGAGAAGAGGCATGGAGGCCCCTTTGGGGCTGGGACACCTCACTTCCCCAAACTCAAG GAAGTCACCAGAGCCCATCAGCTGGAGATGAGGCTGCACACGTTCAGCATGTTTGGGATGCCCCGCCTGCCCCCAGAGGACCGGCGGCACTGGGAGATCGGAGAGGACGGTGACAGCAGCCTGGCCATTGAGAAGTCCTGGAAGGAGCTGGTGCCTGGACACAAG GAGATGAGCCGGGAGCTCTGCCACCAGCAGGAAGCGCTGTGGGAGCTACTGACCACCGAGCTCATCTATGTGCGGAAGCTCAAGATCATGACAGAT CTCCTAGCCGCCGGTCTGCTGAACTTGCAACGAGTGGGGCTGCTGACGGAA GTGTCAGCTGAGACCCTGTTTGGAAATGTCCCTAGCCTGATCCGAACCCACCAGAGCTTTTGGGAAGAAGTGCTGGGGCCCACCCTGGAGGAGACGCGAGCCTCGGGCCAGCCTCTGGACCCGGTCAGCCTGCAAAACGGCTTCCTGTCG TTCAGCCAGCGCTTCCAGCCCTACGTTCTGTACTGCCTGCGAGTGAAGCAGACCATGGCCTACGCCTGGAAGCAGCAGGACAACAACCCTCTCTTCCGCACCTTCCTGCAG TGGTGTGAGAAGCACAAACGCTCGGGGAGGCAGACGCTGGGGGATCTCCTCATCAAGCCCCACCAGCGCATCACCAAGTACCCACTGCTGCTCCAGGCTGTGCTCAAGAGGAGCCCCGAGGCCCGCGCCCGGGAGGCCCTGACCGCCATG ATCGCGGCGGTGGAGTCATTCCTCCGACACATCAACAAGCAGGTGCGCCAGCGGGAAGAGCAGGAGAGCTTGGCGGCTGCAGCCCAGCGCATCGGGCCCTACGAGGTCCTGGAGCCGTCCAGCGAGGAGGTGGAGAAG AACCTGCGTCCATTCTCCACGCTGGACCTGACGGCCCCCatgctgggggttcctcctgagCACACCAGGCAGCTGCTGCTTGAGGGGCCTGTGCGCATGAAGGAGGGACGAGAAGGGAAG CTGGATGTGTACCTGTTCCTCTTCTCTGATGTGCTCTTGGTGACCAAGCCCCTTCGCAGGACAGACAAAGCCAAGGTTATCCGCCCGCCCCTCATGCTGGAGAAGCTTGTGTGCCGATCGCTCCGAGATCCGA GCAGCTTCCTGCTTATCCACCTCACCGAATTACAGTGTGTCTCCAGCGCCCTCACTGTGCACTGTCCCAGTGCTGCAGACCGTGCCGTGTGGCTGGAGAGGACCCAGCAGGCCCAG GTCACCCTGCAAAAGCTGAAGGCAGAGGAGTACATCCAACAGAAGAGGGAGCTCCTGGCCCTCTATCAGGACCGGGACGGGGagtccccaggccccaggccctccATGCCTTCAGTGGAAGGCTCTGAGAGCAGCACAGAGGGAAG GACTCCTGGGTCCTCGATCGTCATCCCCCAGCTGGTGGTGACGGAAGACACAGATGAAGATGCTCCCTTGGTACCAGATGATATCTCGGACTCTGGCTATGGCACTCTGGTCCCAGGCTCCCCCAAGGCGTCCCACTTTCTGCCAAACCGTCTACGCTCCAAGGTCCTTCGGCGGGACCCTCGCCGCACCTTCTCCACCCTGGACCTCCGAGATGTTCCTTTGCATCTCCAGCCTCCTGACCCCCAAGCTCCCCAACGCCGAAGCACCCCTGAACTGCCAGAGGCAAGTGTCCAGAAAGGAGACAGCCTTCCCAGGGGAGACCCACCGACCTGGTCTGAGGAAGAAGGCGGGACCTCGGTTGGAGAGAATGTGGTAGTGGAAACCTTACATAGGGCCCGACTTCGGTGGCAGCTCTCCCCCTCCCTGACCCACACTGACTCTTCTGGGGAAAGCCCCTGGGAATCCTCAGGGGACGAGGAAGAGGGGCCCTTCCTGGGACCCGGCTACAGCCCCTCCCCTCACCCGCTCTGGGCCGAGGACATGCTCCGAGAGATCCGGGAGGAACTGGCCAGCCAAAGGATTGAGAGAGTCCCCGAGCCTGGGGACAGCAGACCTCGGAAGCTGACTCGGGTCCAACTGCAGAGGATGCGGGGGCTTCACGTCATACGCCTGGACACGCCCCTGTCCGCATC AGAGGTGTGA
- the PLEKHG6 gene encoding pleckstrin homology domain-containing family G member 6 isoform X4: MHAFGPPNGGRLQGLVASRIETYGGRLRASTLSTPGSLCPRGGPVLDPSGRHLQGYAPFTKGSGPARGLSPLRLREPEPEKRHGGPFGAGTPHFPKLKEVTRAHQLEMRLHTFSMFGMPRLPPEDRRHWEIGEDGDSSLAIEKSWKELVPGHKEMSRELCHQQEALWELLTTELIYVRKLKIMTDLLAAGLLNLQRVGLLTEVSAETLFGNVPSLIRTHQSFWEEVLGPTLEETRASGQPLDPVSLQNGFLSFSQRFQPYVLYCLRVKQTMAYAWKQQDNNPLFRTFLQWCEKHKRSGRQTLGDLLIKPHQRITKYPLLLQAVLKRSPEARAREALTAMIAAVESFLRHINKQVRQREEQESLAAAAQRIGPYEVLEPSSEEVEKNLRPFSTLDLTAPMLGVPPEHTRQLLLEGPVRMKEGREGKLDVYLFLFSDVLLVTKPLRRTDKAKVIRPPLMLEKLVCRSLRDPSSFLLIHLTELQCVSSALTVHCPSAADRAVWLERTQQAQVTLQKLKAEEYIQQKRELLALYQDRDGESPGPRPSMPSVEGSESSTEGRTPGSSIVIPQLVVTEDTDEDAPLVPDDISDSGYGTLVPGSPKASHFLPNRLRSKVLRRDPRRTFSTLDLRDVPLHLQPPDPQAPQRRSTPELPEASVQKGDSLPRGDPPTWSEEEGGTSVGENVVVETLHRARLRWQLSPSLTHTDSSGESPWESSGDEEEGPFLGPGYSPSPHPLWAEDMLREIREELASQRIERVPEPGDSRPRKLTRVQLQRMRGLHVIRLDTPLSASEV, from the exons ATGCACGCCTTTGGTCCTCCCAATGGGGGTCGCCTCCAAGGACTGGTGGCCTCCCGCATTGAGACCTATGGGGGCCGGCTTCGGGCCTCCACCCTGAGTACTCCTGGTAGCCTCTGTCCCCGAGGAGGCCCCGTGCTG GACCCCAGTGGCCGACACCTCCAAGGCTATGCCCCCTTTACCAAGGGTTCTGGCCCGGCCCGAGGCCTGTCTCCCCTGAGGCTGCGAGAACCAGAGCCTGAGAAGAGGCATGGAGGCCCCTTTGGGGCTGGGACACCTCACTTCCCCAAACTCAAG GAAGTCACCAGAGCCCATCAGCTGGAGATGAGGCTGCACACGTTCAGCATGTTTGGGATGCCCCGCCTGCCCCCAGAGGACCGGCGGCACTGGGAGATCGGAGAGGACGGTGACAGCAGCCTGGCCATTGAGAAGTCCTGGAAGGAGCTGGTGCCTGGACACAAG GAGATGAGCCGGGAGCTCTGCCACCAGCAGGAAGCGCTGTGGGAGCTACTGACCACCGAGCTCATCTATGTGCGGAAGCTCAAGATCATGACAGAT CTCCTAGCCGCCGGTCTGCTGAACTTGCAACGAGTGGGGCTGCTGACGGAA GTGTCAGCTGAGACCCTGTTTGGAAATGTCCCTAGCCTGATCCGAACCCACCAGAGCTTTTGGGAAGAAGTGCTGGGGCCCACCCTGGAGGAGACGCGAGCCTCGGGCCAGCCTCTGGACCCGGTCAGCCTGCAAAACGGCTTCCTGTCG TTCAGCCAGCGCTTCCAGCCCTACGTTCTGTACTGCCTGCGAGTGAAGCAGACCATGGCCTACGCCTGGAAGCAGCAGGACAACAACCCTCTCTTCCGCACCTTCCTGCAG TGGTGTGAGAAGCACAAACGCTCGGGGAGGCAGACGCTGGGGGATCTCCTCATCAAGCCCCACCAGCGCATCACCAAGTACCCACTGCTGCTCCAGGCTGTGCTCAAGAGGAGCCCCGAGGCCCGCGCCCGGGAGGCCCTGACCGCCATG ATCGCGGCGGTGGAGTCATTCCTCCGACACATCAACAAGCAGGTGCGCCAGCGGGAAGAGCAGGAGAGCTTGGCGGCTGCAGCCCAGCGCATCGGGCCCTACGAGGTCCTGGAGCCGTCCAGCGAGGAGGTGGAGAAG AACCTGCGTCCATTCTCCACGCTGGACCTGACGGCCCCCatgctgggggttcctcctgagCACACCAGGCAGCTGCTGCTTGAGGGGCCTGTGCGCATGAAGGAGGGACGAGAAGGGAAG CTGGATGTGTACCTGTTCCTCTTCTCTGATGTGCTCTTGGTGACCAAGCCCCTTCGCAGGACAGACAAAGCCAAGGTTATCCGCCCGCCCCTCATGCTGGAGAAGCTTGTGTGCCGATCGCTCCGAGATCCGA GCAGCTTCCTGCTTATCCACCTCACCGAATTACAGTGTGTCTCCAGCGCCCTCACTGTGCACTGTCCCAGTGCTGCAGACCGTGCCGTGTGGCTGGAGAGGACCCAGCAGGCCCAG GTCACCCTGCAAAAGCTGAAGGCAGAGGAGTACATCCAACAGAAGAGGGAGCTCCTGGCCCTCTATCAGGACCGGGACGGGGagtccccaggccccaggccctccATGCCTTCAGTGGAAGGCTCTGAGAGCAGCACAGAGGGAAG GACTCCTGGGTCCTCGATCGTCATCCCCCAGCTGGTGGTGACGGAAGACACAGATGAAGATGCTCCCTTGGTACCAGATGATATCTCGGACTCTGGCTATGGCACTCTGGTCCCAGGCTCCCCCAAGGCGTCCCACTTTCTGCCAAACCGTCTACGCTCCAAGGTCCTTCGGCGGGACCCTCGCCGCACCTTCTCCACCCTGGACCTCCGAGATGTTCCTTTGCATCTCCAGCCTCCTGACCCCCAAGCTCCCCAACGCCGAAGCACCCCTGAACTGCCAGAGGCAAGTGTCCAGAAAGGAGACAGCCTTCCCAGGGGAGACCCACCGACCTGGTCTGAGGAAGAAGGCGGGACCTCGGTTGGAGAGAATGTGGTAGTGGAAACCTTACATAGGGCCCGACTTCGGTGGCAGCTCTCCCCCTCCCTGACCCACACTGACTCTTCTGGGGAAAGCCCCTGGGAATCCTCAGGGGACGAGGAAGAGGGGCCCTTCCTGGGACCCGGCTACAGCCCCTCCCCTCACCCGCTCTGGGCCGAGGACATGCTCCGAGAGATCCGGGAGGAACTGGCCAGCCAAAGGATTGAGAGAGTCCCCGAGCCTGGGGACAGCAGACCTCGGAAGCTGACTCGGGTCCAACTGCAGAGGATGCGGGGGCTTCACGTCATACGCCTGGACACGCCCCTGTCCGCATC AGAGGTGTGA